The Populus nigra chromosome 4, ddPopNigr1.1, whole genome shotgun sequence genome contains the following window.
taaaaaaaatagaggaagaaaaaaccCGGTATGACCCGATAAAAACCTGTCAAAAATCGACTGCAATTcgttgactttttttaattaaaacgatatcattttaattcaaaaaaaaataacctggaCGATCCAGTCAAAACCCGAATCTTGAACCGGCCAGATCTGAAAACTATGATTAATCAGGTCGGCCCACCAGCTCCCCGTTATTTATTAGGTTTCTCTTCTTTGTTTGCCTTCTTTAGGAAAACTACATGTCGTTCTTTGCTTTTTTGAATCCAGCAGCGATTTCTTCATATACATGGATCAAACTTCAAAGTAAAACGAAATCTGGTTTTGCAAGGACAAACTGGCACGCAATTTGTATTGGCAGAGGACTTTTTTGAAGCGGGCAAACGATTTGTGTGATTGGGTGCTGGGCCTTTGGAAAGGAAATCCTGAATCCATCGATTATATTCTTTCTAGCTTTCCCTTTGTTGCCCTGGAAACAGCAAAATGCCTGCGTCTTTCTTCCTCCCCCTGTTTTGGCTGGAACTGTGGAACAAATTACCTGTCTCCATGAATGATACCACAGCATCCCCAGTCCTATGAGTGCCTCCAAAGAGCTAGCCTTCGTGGAGCAAAGGAATCCTCCCAGCGTGTCCTATTATTGTCTTTGAGAAGATTGAGAGtcagattttcaatttttatccaATGTCATATTTAATATAACCAGAACTTGTGATCATGGACAGGATGTAGACGCATCACGTctttaaaaacttttcaaaacttcaagtaGTAAAATTAGTTTTCAGTTTCATTAATTGCAGACCCAATTACGCATGGACCGAGGCAGGTTATTCTCAGAGACTAGGCGTAAAGAAAGCAGAAGCTCAAACTGGCTCTCTAATTTAACTAGGCCATAGCTTGGTGttgacatcaaaataaatttctttcaattgacCATGATTAATCGAGTTCAATTacaagaattttattatttagggaCCAAATCCAAAAATTCAAGGAATTAGAAGGACTAAAAAGATAAAGACAGTCCAAGTTTCCAAATTTGAAGAATTAGCTACGGAAACAACAATGTTTATTCATTAATCTTGTGCGGCttggtttattttgtttttctttactaTATGGGAAAAAAACTATCATGTTAGTAATTATATTACTATTTCTTCTAACTAGTTTAGTCTATACCATATTTTTTTAGCGTCTCAGCACCCTTCAAACCTCGGGGACATGGTGGCAGAAAAAAGTGAAGGGAGCAAAGTTCGCCACTTAACTTAGTTATAGCATTTAGTATTAAAGAGACAAAATCTGATCTTCAAAGTTGCATGTATCAATGTTCGAAAGGATGGTGGAAGGgagaccaagaaaaaaacctATGTACTTTCCTTTCAGTCAAGCACAGAGGTGGGTTAGCCATTAGAATTTGGGTTAAATTGTAAGACTTTTATTATTCAGGGATGAAAAGGGTGCCCTTCTCCGTTGGTCGCATGTTTCCTTGGTTCTCGCGGGCTTTGCCGCGTTTtataccaagaaaaaaagaaaagaaaaatacattggAGAGGTTTCCAGTTAATTTGGAAAATCACGCTTCGATGGTACAGGATTCCAATTCACTTTCTAATTTTACCAGCTCGGAGGTGAACATCATAGATCAAAATGGGTCACCATACTATCCAGTTGTAACCATTTTTGTTAAGATTAATGAGTTTTGgtattttacaattaaatattaCTCTTCTCTATATTAATCGacttaattattagaaaaagaaGTAATTTTACCTAATCCTAAGAGATTAATGATCGAATTACCATCCGCATTCAAATGAGAGGGATGGGGGAAAGCAAAGGGATTATTAAACTGAACCTCTGCTGGCAGAAACGAAATAGAATTTTCAGGGGTACATATGAGGAAAAAATGAGAAACTTAATTATGAACCATGATCACATACTTAATCTATAATCTCATATTACTACTCGGTCGTAACGATAAACAGTAATAATCCTGAATGCAAGCAGAACTTCAGGAAAAGcaagaaccaaaaaaaagagggaTCTAGCAGAGCACTGCCTCTATCCTGGCAATTCATGAGAAAACCATCACAAAAACGGCAACACAAGTACCGGCTATAGCCACAAATGGGGAAATATTGATCCCTAAGGATGAATCGGGTACGTTGTTCGATGAAGGCTTGTAATTGGTGACGTTACTACCGGCCGGAGAAGTGGTAGTGCTATCAGAAGATGGAGTTCCGGAGGAGGAGGGACTTGTGCTCGATCCTGCTGCTGCAACTGTGACTGCAACCTTCATGCCACTCCCACAGTGACCAGGAACACCAcaaatgaaataatgagttcCGGCAGTCTTGAGGGCTATTGTAGTAGCACCACTGCTATCTGAAGTGATTGCATTGCCTGTAGTGCATGTGCTATAGTCACTGGCACTCACTTCATCCACCGTGTGGCCTCCTCCGTAGTTAAACactagattatatatataaacagaaaCCTGATTAGTAAATCAAGTACTAATCTTGATCAGTAACGTCTAATGAGAGAAAGGGACTCACCAAGGCTGTCGCCAACTGAAAAGGTCTTGCCACTAGTCCAGGTGCTATAATCCATACCAATTGCCCAGCCTGAACTATCTCCTACAGTGTGATCTTTAGCCAAAATGGGCACCACCGTGCACAAGATTACTAGGATTGCACAAGGAACTGATCTTGAAATTAAACCGGCCATTTTCCGGGAGAAAAGAAGAGATGAGAAGAAGGTATTTGGGTTGCTTTTAGGATAGTTGCTGGGGGTGTTATATAGTGGAATGAGTAAATATGGAGTTAGTAGAATTAGGTCCACTTGATTCCACAAAGCTCTTGGAATTTGAAAGGGACTAATTTCATGAAGATGACTTAACCCATACTCCATACCTAATTTCATGAATGACCAGAGTTCTTCAACATGTGACTGAACATCATAGAACACTTAAAGCCTACGTCTACAAGttcaaagaaattaaagatgaGATGATAACTTACAGGGAAAGTGGTCTTATTTTCAAAGTCTGATGCTCCTAATGGACAAGGCGCTTTTGGTATCGTATGCATCagctttttatataaataaagccactttattttattattttcggATGGGTTTCTCAGAGATACAGGAATAAGAGAATGTTTGGACATAATACATGCAGACCCTCCAACTAACATACTATTTTCAATTAGTCCCTTAGTCTCTCCATGGTTTACATTGAACCATTGAATCATAACTATTCATGCAAGATCGGCCTTCCATCCAACAATCATTTGTTCTTGCAATCAAAATACACACAACATTTCTTCACTATataaatcaccaaaaaaaaccCTCGATTCTTTTTTCACTTTATGCATTTGAAAATCAATTAAGGGAAATTAGGTTTAGACCACACTAAGGAAAAAAGTTGTTGCAAATTCTTTAATCTCTAATGGTTAGAATTAGAAGTAATGAGATCTCAAAATCCAATATGTTTAGATATAAAACATATATGTTGGATAATCTATTAATCATTTAGTTTTAGCAATTCGATCTATTTTCTCTAACCAAGATGTCTAGTAGTATAATGTGGAAAGCTAGTGTATTGGGCTGGGTTAATTGGGTTCAATTGCTACACTTAGATCATGATAATGTCCATACTTAGAAAAACTTTTAAGAGGTTGATGGAAACACCTCGAGAGTCATTCCATGTAATAGTGTGAAGTTTGAAAACCCCATTCCGACCTGAGATTGTACTGGAAAGTTGGGAATCATAGTGATACGTGGGGCGTGGAAGCTCACCATTAGAAAAAGATCTCACCACAAAAAATGGGAGGCATGTAGCTTTTCTAGTGATGACATGGGGGCTCAGGAGTCCCCCACTAGAGAGAGATCATAGTAAAGTGGGGGAGGTATGTGACCTCCCTAGCATTGTTATGAGATGTAAACCGAAGCATGTTGCCTTCCTAGCGATGAAATGAGGCATGAGAGCTCTCTACTGTAGAAAGGTTGTACCTAAGAGTCAATGACTAGTTCCAAGTTCTATGCCTGAATCCAAGAGTAGTTTGGCCTAGACAATAATTTCGATCATTTTCATTTGGTAGAGTCTTTTGAGTTTATaaagaaatttttgaatttattaaatttgagtctattaaaaagttatattattttttatttttattcatttcctCAATACATATGGTTTAAAACATGTGCAAATTAAATTAGGTATGCTTTaagaattttgtttaaaaagtaaatgattATGAgatgcttttgaaatcttgatGGATAGAACAAAACTAAACATATACGATAGTTGGAGGGATAAAAAATTGTAGTTTTTACAAAAATGGATTTTATGAAACACCTTTCTAAacgaattaaataaataaataaaaaaccactaAAAAGACATTCCTTACCTAGCTACAAAAGTTCCCACAATTATGATGCAGACATGACTTTTACCTGATTTTAGTTTGACTTGATCGATGACAAATACTTCCTAACTAAACGCCTTGCTTTGACTATTTATATTCCCATCaaattaagtttcaaaaaaGCGTGATTCTTTGTTAAAAAGGGTATATCGTTATCAGTCTTGGATAGCTAAGGTAAATAAATTTGGCTTagtttataaaatcaagaaatctacccaatttcaattttagtttttactagttatttgacttgtaattttttattagaataattattttagcaaaaaaatatatattatcttttaaaatgtttgttttaggataaaaatcttaattataaatcaaaaggtctatgtatgtatttaattaaataaatcaagaactatttgtgctaataaatatatataaaaaaattaacgtgTTTATTCGACTCACCTAGCCGtagatcaaataattattttctagcaCAAATGAATTAATGTgtagattttattaatatttttttataacaagtaaaaaatataattgtgaatCAATAAgctaatgtttatatataataaaatataataaaaattatatgcactaataaaaacttgtaaaatatcaaatttatttttaacgtattataaaattaagacaATGTTGCAATTgttatattaatacatcattTTCCTTAATCttagtataatatttataaaaaaataaattaaaaaaaataaattatagaagaataaaaaaaatatatatatagataggtTAAGTGTAGAGTGATAAATAGGCCAAGtataaagaatatatttaaaaaaaaagtgtaaaaaaaagagaaaaactaaaagaatattacaaaaaattaaataaatattataaataaattaagtaagtgtaaaatgataaaaaaaaatagaaaaaattaagaaaaacatgtgAAGACAACGGTGTTTCATTTACAAGTAATGTACGTAAGTTATTTTATCATTAAGTTTTGTTGCAATGTCCTTGTTTAGATAAAAACGGAGCACCTAACATGTGCTTGGAAGTCGCCGATTGATGTGATTATCACAAAAGCTGTCGCATGATTATCCAAAACGAAACAACCCCACCCTGCATCCTGTGCAACCAAGCTCAAGGAAGAGGCATGGTGTCCTTTTAGATGTGGTGGGTTGGGTAAGGgttgcttttgcttttggttTGGTTGGGCTGTTCGGGTCCTTCAAGCTCTCACCAACTCTcgtctctgtgtgtgtgtgtgtgtgtgttgtttcCACATGAACCATTACCAGCTTCGCGCTGGTTGCCCCACTCCTAAAGGGCActtgttccttttcttctcctccccTTTTTTGCACGATTTATTTGCGGTTCAGGTTGTTTGGTTTGGAGAGGACTTtagccttttatatatatatatatatatatatatagaattcatataaaaaacatttatttttagtttttgaaggtattttttatgctttaaaagaattgtattttgaaagaaaacaacCACACTTTCCATCCAAACACACCTGCATAACTTTTGCATCTTGGTACACGAAGACaagtttttctcttctctcgaTTCAAACTTGCAAGCCAACCGGAAACAAATTCACTCACTACTTGAATTAATGCTCAAAACATttctagaaaattaataaatagcaatgaaaacgttgaaagaaaattttatgtagctaattttttatgaaaatgacGACAAAAAAACTTATCTCGGCATTTTCCGACACAATTGCTAAATAGATTATGTTTAGTCACTAATTACCGAGGGAATAGCTGATagagtaaaaaatttaaaaaaacatattaaaaattttgcAGGCAATTCAATCGGTAATCTTACAACATAAGGATTTACCAgtcgatgaaaaaaaatttcggcaaatattaatatgttaaaatggGCTGTTCTTCTCctcattcttcttcttattcctCCTACTCCTTCTCAtgtaaaaattatgataatgttaatttgtttttggacaAGGGAGGCAAGAAGTTTTTTGGAGCCACAAAAACGAGGTTGTTTTCTCAAGCAAGATAtaccttttttattcttttttcattttttttcacttgtaaATATTTGACTCCTTACAGGTCCGCTTGGGCTAAAAATTATGATGAAGTCTGGTACGTTTTGGTTTGAAAAACATTTcagttcttttaataaatttatgtgtTGGacctgttcttttcttttttgaaaaaatactaatatattTTCCATAACTCTTGCGAACAAAATAGTATCTTACAATTGTGGAGCAAGAAAATGGATGAAACGCACCGTATTAGCGAGGTATGGACATGCATGGAACCTGAAGTATATTTAACTATTcgaaaatttaaacaataaattgtTGGTTTATACCACAAGTAATCTATAGCAAGGCTTGGTGATACTATCTCATCGACTAACAGATTAAATGAGCGAGGTCTACTGAGATGCATGAATTTCACCATCTCATCGCaccattttttatatctaaaaaaccCAGTAATCAAGATGGAGGTAAGAAAGAACAGGAGAGAATCCTCGGTTCATTATGAATTGGTTATAATTCTCTTACAACATATATGCAGATGCAATTGAAGCTATCTTTCCTCCGCTACCCAGAGGCAGTAAGAAGAAATCAGAAAAACACCATTAGTCACTACTGCTTATACAGTCTACAACCAGGGGAGTTGTGACGCAATGGTGACAGTGGTTGTCTCAATGAATCTATATCCTCAGAATCAATCTTGTTCTCAACAGGGAAACTCCTCGAACTTGATTTTCGCTTGCTCCTCTGCAATAAAGTCAAGGAAATTAAACTGCGAAATGAACTTCAATGGCCAAGACTGCTCATGAAAGTGAACGCACATACAGACATGGTCGTGCGCACAAATGGGCAGACATGCACATACAGACACAAATCGGGAAAGAAGTCTTCCTTCTCTCTTACCTTAGCAGAAGCACTGCTACTATGCTTTCCGCCAGAACCATCAAAGTTCTGTTCTCTGTGTTCTCGCCTCAATAACCTTTTGTTCTCCCCATCCAGTATATTGTTCTCTTCAAATAATAACTTGACCTACACAAAACAGTGTTTCATTAAGCTATTACCAGGAAAACTTGTGTCCTCCAAGAAAATTGTTTCCAGGAGTCTTCTCACCTCCTCTTCAGCTCTAGTAAGATTAATCCTGAGATGTTCCTTATCTTGCTGAAGTGTCCTTGCTTTAGCAGCTAGTGATAATACTTTTCGTGTTGAAGGCCTCAAACTACCACCGTCAGAgacaaaagtaaaaaagaaataaaggtgATAAGAGTATTGAGTGAGGAAACttccaagaaacaaaaaacGAGCTTGCAACAAGAGCAAGAGAAATGtcaaatgtttttcaactttttgGCATACACCATTACATTTCCAAGCCACACAGTGACGATAACACACGGTTGTCAAGTGCACCAGTTTATCAGTACAAGATTAGACACAAGTAAAAAATGTCATTTCACACCAGTTTATCTTAATGTCCCGAATTACTTATGTCTCTTTTGCCTGTCAACAGAGATGTTGGTTCGTCATCATCAGAAATACAGGTGACACAGTACAGGACAGTGTAATTGCTGGAAAGCTGTCAAAATTGGTAAAAAGCAAGGCAAGCTATTGGTATTGGTTTGGGTTTCCAGTCAGAGAAACAAGGTGTGCTATGAGGAtcttattttatcatttctggaaaataaaatatagtaaaataaaagatgGTGAAGAACACTTCTTTGTCTACAAGTCCGTGGAAAGTATAATCAAGCAGAAAGATAGACACTCTGATATTTGTAAAGGAAAGGGCTATATTTCAACAAACTTGACATAATTCATTTACCTATTCCACATTTTCAGCAAAGTTTGACATGACTCATAGCCACTGTTCGCTTCCAAATAAGCTTGACCAGATTCCACCTCATCTTTACCAACCAATGTTGCTAAAATGGACTCAAGAGAATTCTCCTCCATATCAGTGCTCTCAGCTGATGAATCATCCTACAAGGTTACAGTTATTAAGCATTGTCATCCTTTACTTGGAGTGGTATATGCACGCACACAGAGAAGCAAAAACTGATAGTAAGTGAAAACTATGTACGAAACGCAGAATCACTCATAACAAAGGGGCATTCATCTATCACGCATAACCAAACAGTATTACCTGGTTATGCAAACCATTAATTTCAGTGTCAACAAAGTGTACATTCCTTTGAGCCACAATCCAGTAAGTATAATCAATGCCTTTCAAGGAATCAAACACTATTAAATGGGAAAATTTTGCATGAGTGTAAATACCCTAATGAGAATTCACAGAGTTCTGTTAGCTGTCCATACATAGAAGTAGCACTAAAGTTCCAGGATAAAGAACTATAGTCTATAAATCAAGTAGGCACAAACAGCTAAAAAAACGTTACAAGGCAGCCTGACACACAATTCTGAATCAACTAAGCAATAATACTAACTCATCTATAAGGTATAAGCCCAGACAAAATGTAAGCAACATCCAATTCTCAAAAACCCACAAACAATCAatcaaaaggaaaggaaaccgaaaacaaagaatttaaaaattacccTACGAGTATGGCACTTGTGCTTATAAAACTGCAATTCCTCCAAAGCCTTCCCCGACTCCTCCTCCAATTCACGAACCCTAATCTCTGCCTCCTTTGCTCTCTCCTCCGCCTCTCTTGCCCGCTCATCCGCCTCATTCCCAAACTCCATTAAAGCCTCTCTATCATTATCATAAAGCGAACACTCTCTTTCCCATTTGTTACACTGACTTACCAAATTCGCACACTCCGCTGCCAATCTTTGATTTTCCTCCACAAATTTCTTTATCGCCGCTGCATTCATATTCGCCTCCGCCTAAAGCCAAAACACCCCAAAAAAGAGCAAccaaattattaagaaaatctGGAAATAAAACGAACTGGATAATACAATTGATTGGTAATTTTTTACCTTGGCACGGTCAATAAGGATGTCTTTTTGGCGAAATTTGCTGAGGAGAAGAAGGTGTTGGTCACGGAGACGGAAATAAGCATCCTCGTAAACGCGAAGCTTTAATTGGAGAGTGCGAGCAGAGACTGGTAGGCCTAAGGATTCATTGATTGTTTCTTTTATGTAATCGTCGATTTCTTGAAGTAGATCCATTTCTGATCTCgaaaataaaaaccctagcTTTTGAACTGATCTTGAAAAGTCAAATCAACGAACCCTACGAGATCGATTTCGCTGATCTAATCTCAAAAAGATTGAGATTAAAAGTTTTTTCGCTTGGCTTCTGAGTTCTGTGGCTTTTGGATTTGGGAATTCAAATTGAAAGGGAAGGCGGTTTTTGGATTTTGGATTTTGGGAAACGAAACTAGCCGTTTGGAGGGTATTTAAAGCGGCATCTCGAGTGGGCCTTCAAATAGTTTAAGGCGTTTCAAATCTACCTGTGTTCGGCCCAGTAAGACCCAGCCCAGATGGGCTGTGGATGagggttttaaatttatatttttcaaaatgtttcatTTTCGCCTCTAATGAtttacatcttttttttgttctttattaacTAAATTAAGGAAAAGAGAGATTATTAGATGGGGAATGCTAGCGGCATTCTCTTCAACACTCTATCTACATAATAGACATGTTGCCGCAAATTTAGCTAGTAACTGTTTAGCTTTTGTtcttttacatatattttttttgaattattttaatttattgatattaaaaataaatttaaaaaataatattattttaatatattttaaagcaaaacacattaaacattgtttgggaacgcggtttgcaccgtgttctaaaaaattaaaaatatattttttttgctaaaatttaatatattttgtatgttttggatcgttttgatgtgctaatgttaaaaataatttttaaaaaataaaaaaattattggcatgtTTTTCGgtacgaaaaattatttaaaaagcaaccgcaaccacactgacAAACAAGTTGAGATCCTAGGTGCTGTTCAACCTAATGCAATAGAAAAATCCTAAATGCTACTTCACCACACTCAAAATCAACTTCCAGAGAATGAAAAATCGAATTGCAGATTGTAATGGCAAAAAACATGAACTAAACAAGGGAAAATTACAAAAAGCAACACCAAAAACTCAGTGGACAAGAGACTACCCACATCCCTCAAAATAAAGCCTTCTCTCATCACCTATCTAAAACCCGGTAGGCACGTCTGCCATTGCAGTGCCTAGGCTGAAACGGCTGCAAAATTTGCTTACGAAGCTTCAGCTGAAACTGaagcaaatttattttttttaaccttccATCTCccataaattgtatttttatataacgTACAAGGATcccaaaaaataaggatcaaattataaataaatataaaatgcagTGACTAGTTCTTTTTTGAATATAGGCATAATTAAGCTGAGTTTTTGAAGATTTTCTTTACATCAGGTTCAATGACTGGAAACTaaaattagatattattatAGCACTGGATTTTACACATGTATCCCATCCACTAAAATTCACTCCTAAGAAGTAAAAGAAAAcgctattttttttgtgaataacaaaaaatattaattcccTTGCATTACGAAGCAAGACCATCGTgatttga
Protein-coding sequences here:
- the LOC133691194 gene encoding blue copper protein-like, with translation MAGLISRSVPCAILVILCTVVPILAKDHTVGDSSGWAIGMDYSTWTSGKTFSVGDSLVFNYGGGHTVDEVSASDYSTCTTGNAITSDSSGATTIALKTAGTHYFICGVPGHCGSGMKVAVTVAAAGSSTSPSSSGTPSSDSTTTSPAGSNVTNYKPSSNNVPDSSLGINISPFVAIAGTCVAVFVMVFS
- the LOC133691615 gene encoding uncharacterized protein LOC133691615, which gives rise to MDLLQEIDDYIKETINESLGLPVSARTLQLKLRVYEDAYFRLRDQHLLLLSKFRQKDILIDRAKAEANMNAAAIKKFVEENQRLAAECANLVSQCNKWERECSLYDNDREALMEFGNEADERAREAEERAKEAEIRVRELEEESGKALEELQFYKHKCHTRRDDSSAESTDMEENSLESILATLVGKDEVESGQAYLEANSGYESCQTLLKMWNSLRPSTRKVLSLAAKARTLQQDKEHLRINLTRAEEEVKLLFEENNILDGENKRLLRREHREQNFDGSGGKHSSSASAKRSKRKSSSRSFPVENKIDSEDIDSLRQPLSPLRHNSPGCRLYKQ